The following are encoded in a window of Hemicordylus capensis ecotype Gifberg chromosome 12, rHemCap1.1.pri, whole genome shotgun sequence genomic DNA:
- the LGALS9 gene encoding galectin-9 isoform X1 has protein sequence MAFQAPYYKPSLPFSGQIYGGLRGGMLVIINGTIFPTCTRFQVDFQCGSGSSPRPDIALHFNPRFDEGCVVANTLESGKWQQEERRKDLPFRKGQGFELRFHVKSHSFEVIVNGRHYSEFKHRIAFSRVDTIGVSGSLDVASISFQGATTPGAWTAQVAQMQNAASPSGPCILPQTYSVPYQTCIYGGLFPSKSIIVAGTVSPVATRFHVNLKAGQDIALHLNPRFNENVFVRNSKLRGAWGSEERSLPSGMPFSRGQPFSIWILCEPQCFMVAVNGQHQFAYNHRCPNLQQVNQLEVEGDVCLSNVQI, from the exons TCTCTTCCGTTTTCTGGTCAGATTTATGGAGGCCTCAGAGGTGGGATGCTGGTGATAATAAACGGGACCATTTTCCCAACCTGCACCAG ATTCCAAGTTGACTTCCAGTGCGGTTCTGGCTCCTCGCCTCGGCCCGACATCGCCCTCCACTTCAACCCGCGCTTCGACGAGGGCTGCGTGGTGGCGAACACGCTGGAAAGCGGGAAGTGGCAGCAGGAAGAGCGGAGAAAGGACCTGCCGTTCCGCAAGGGGCAGGGCTTTGAGCTCCGCTTCCATGTGAAGAGCCACTCCTTCGAG GTGATTGTGAATGGGAGGCATTACTCAGAGTTCAAGCACCGGATCGCATTTTCCAGAGTCGACACCATCGGCGTCTCCGGAAGCTTGGATGTTGCCTCCATCAGCTTCCAAGGTGCTACA ACTCCAGGTGCCTGGACTGCTCAGGTGGCACAAATG CAAAATGCTGCTTCTCCTTCGGGGCCATGCATCCTGCCACAAACGTAT tCTGTGCCTTACCAGACTTGCATCTACGGAGGCCTTTTCCCGTCCAAATCGATCATCGTTGCTGGAACTGTGTCTCCTGTTGCCACCAG GTTCCACGTCAACCTGAAAGCCGGCCAGGACATTGCATTGCATCTGAACCCACGGTTCAACGAGAACGTGTTCGTTCGCAATTCGAAGCTGCGTGGGGCCTGGGGCTCAGAGGAACGCAGCCTCCCCTCTGGGATGCCTTTCTCCCGGGGCCAGCCCTTCTCC ATCTGGATTCTGTGTGAACCGCAATGCTTCATGGTGGCCGTCAATGGGCAGCACCAGTTTGCGTACAACCACCGCTGTCCGAACCTGCAGCAGGTCAATCAGCTTGAAGTCGAAGGCGACGTTTGTCTGAGCAACGTGCAGATTTAA
- the LGALS9 gene encoding galectin-9 isoform X2, with translation MAFQAPYYKPSLPFSGQIYGGLRGGMLVIINGTIFPTCTRFQVDFQCGSGSSPRPDIALHFNPRFDEGCVVANTLESGKWQQEERRKDLPFRKGQGFELRFHVKSHSFEVIVNGRHYSEFKHRIAFSRVDTIGVSGSLDVASISFQGATQNAASPSGPCILPQTYSVPYQTCIYGGLFPSKSIIVAGTVSPVATRFHVNLKAGQDIALHLNPRFNENVFVRNSKLRGAWGSEERSLPSGMPFSRGQPFSIWILCEPQCFMVAVNGQHQFAYNHRCPNLQQVNQLEVEGDVCLSNVQI, from the exons TCTCTTCCGTTTTCTGGTCAGATTTATGGAGGCCTCAGAGGTGGGATGCTGGTGATAATAAACGGGACCATTTTCCCAACCTGCACCAG ATTCCAAGTTGACTTCCAGTGCGGTTCTGGCTCCTCGCCTCGGCCCGACATCGCCCTCCACTTCAACCCGCGCTTCGACGAGGGCTGCGTGGTGGCGAACACGCTGGAAAGCGGGAAGTGGCAGCAGGAAGAGCGGAGAAAGGACCTGCCGTTCCGCAAGGGGCAGGGCTTTGAGCTCCGCTTCCATGTGAAGAGCCACTCCTTCGAG GTGATTGTGAATGGGAGGCATTACTCAGAGTTCAAGCACCGGATCGCATTTTCCAGAGTCGACACCATCGGCGTCTCCGGAAGCTTGGATGTTGCCTCCATCAGCTTCCAAGGTGCTACA CAAAATGCTGCTTCTCCTTCGGGGCCATGCATCCTGCCACAAACGTAT tCTGTGCCTTACCAGACTTGCATCTACGGAGGCCTTTTCCCGTCCAAATCGATCATCGTTGCTGGAACTGTGTCTCCTGTTGCCACCAG GTTCCACGTCAACCTGAAAGCCGGCCAGGACATTGCATTGCATCTGAACCCACGGTTCAACGAGAACGTGTTCGTTCGCAATTCGAAGCTGCGTGGGGCCTGGGGCTCAGAGGAACGCAGCCTCCCCTCTGGGATGCCTTTCTCCCGGGGCCAGCCCTTCTCC ATCTGGATTCTGTGTGAACCGCAATGCTTCATGGTGGCCGTCAATGGGCAGCACCAGTTTGCGTACAACCACCGCTGTCCGAACCTGCAGCAGGTCAATCAGCTTGAAGTCGAAGGCGACGTTTGTCTGAGCAACGTGCAGATTTAA